A region from the Spirochaeta thermophila DSM 6192 genome encodes:
- the nadA gene encoding quinolinate synthase NadA codes for MTLRELKEDMKRRMGEIVPEVEIPLKAELILEIRALKEEKNALILGHNYMEPALYTYVPDERGDSLELSRKAAGTDKPIIVFCGVKFMAETAKILNPSKKVLIPSLEAGCSLAESITAEDVRAIRALLPGVPIVTYVNTYADVKAESDYCCTSGNADRVVKALGGGTVVFLPDQYLASNVAEQLGRRILFLKKEDGGLSPILQDREGRDAADVRDRSSWEGAVIGWRGRCEVHEKYTVDDVRRIRAQFPDVCVLAHPECAPEVVREADFAGSTRAMIDYVESTEASRYLLLTECSMGDNIMAAHPEKKMLRLCSVRCPHMNQITLEQTRDALRYEQYEVFVDERMRERALTAVERMLAL; via the coding sequence ATGACGCTCAGGGAACTCAAGGAGGACATGAAGCGCCGGATGGGGGAGATCGTCCCCGAGGTGGAGATCCCTCTGAAGGCCGAGCTCATCCTCGAGATACGTGCCCTCAAAGAGGAGAAGAACGCCCTCATCCTGGGGCACAACTATATGGAGCCCGCACTCTATACCTATGTACCCGACGAGCGCGGGGATTCCCTCGAGCTCAGCAGGAAGGCCGCGGGAACCGATAAGCCCATCATCGTGTTCTGCGGGGTGAAGTTCATGGCCGAGACCGCCAAGATACTCAATCCCTCCAAGAAGGTGCTCATCCCCTCGCTCGAGGCGGGATGTTCTCTTGCAGAGAGCATCACCGCAGAGGATGTGCGGGCGATCAGGGCCCTCCTTCCCGGCGTGCCCATCGTCACCTATGTGAACACCTATGCGGACGTGAAGGCGGAGAGCGATTACTGCTGCACGTCGGGGAACGCCGATCGGGTGGTGAAGGCCCTCGGCGGAGGCACGGTGGTCTTCCTTCCCGACCAGTACCTCGCCTCGAATGTGGCCGAGCAGCTCGGAAGGCGCATCCTCTTCCTCAAGAAGGAGGATGGAGGGCTTTCACCCATCCTCCAGGATCGTGAGGGAAGGGATGCGGCCGATGTGAGGGATCGATCCTCGTGGGAGGGGGCGGTGATAGGATGGCGGGGGCGGTGTGAGGTGCACGAGAAGTATACCGTGGACGACGTGCGCAGGATCCGGGCCCAGTTCCCCGATGTGTGTGTGCTCGCCCACCCCGAATGCGCGCCCGAGGTCGTGCGCGAGGCCGATTTCGCGGGAAGCACCAGGGCCATGATCGACTATGTGGAGAGCACGGAGGCCTCTCGCTACCTGCTCCTCACCGAGTGCTCCATGGGTGACAACATCATGGCGGCCCATCCGGAGAAGAAGATGCTCAGGCTCTGTTCGGTGCGATGTCCCCACATGAACCAGATCACCCTCGAGCAGACACGGGATGCGCTCCGCTATGAGCAGTACGAGGTCTTCGT
- a CDS encoding ABC transporter ATP-binding protein, whose amino-acid sequence MAQDEVVLRCEGVGASLGDRRVLDAVGVWVKRGEVVGVLGPNGAGKSTLLRLVVRVLEPEVECVWVCGEEVRRLSQKEIARRVGYVPQQVVVPFPFTVEEVVRMGRWPHLGRLQPEGERDARAVREAMEEVGVWGIRGRRVGEVSGGEVQRVVLARAFAQEPAVLLLDEPTSHLDPGFACRVMGLVRGVCRRRGVGALATFHDINLALLYADRLVCLKEGRVLASGTPEDVADPALFRDLYGIEVVCISHPVSGRPQVVFVPEAGL is encoded by the coding sequence ATGGCTCAGGACGAGGTGGTGTTGCGGTGCGAGGGGGTGGGGGCGAGTCTGGGGGACCGGCGGGTGCTGGATGCGGTGGGGGTGTGGGTGAAGAGGGGGGAGGTGGTGGGGGTGCTCGGGCCGAATGGGGCGGGGAAGAGCACGCTGCTCAGGCTGGTGGTCCGGGTGCTCGAGCCGGAGGTGGAGTGTGTGTGGGTGTGTGGGGAGGAGGTGCGGAGGCTCTCCCAGAAGGAGATCGCCCGGAGGGTGGGGTATGTCCCCCAGCAGGTGGTGGTGCCCTTCCCCTTCACGGTGGAGGAGGTGGTGCGGATGGGCAGGTGGCCGCACCTCGGGCGGCTGCAGCCGGAGGGGGAGAGGGATGCCCGGGCGGTACGGGAGGCGATGGAGGAGGTGGGGGTGTGGGGTATCAGGGGGCGGAGGGTGGGTGAGGTGAGCGGGGGTGAGGTGCAGCGGGTGGTGCTCGCCCGGGCGTTCGCCCAGGAGCCGGCGGTACTCCTCCTGGACGAACCGACGAGTCACCTGGATCCGGGGTTCGCGTGCCGGGTGATGGGACTGGTGAGGGGTGTGTGCCGGCGGAGGGGGGTGGGGGCCCTCGCCACGTTCCACGACATCAACCTGGCTCTCCTCTATGCGGACAGGCTCGTGTGCCTCAAGGAGGGGAGGGTCCTCGCCTCGGGGACGCCGGAGGATGTCGCCGATCCCGCACTCTTCAGGGATCTCTACGGAATCGAGGTGGTGTGCATCTCGCATCCCGTGAGCGGTCGGCCCCAGGTGGTGTTCGTCCCGGAGGCGGGATTGTAG
- a CDS encoding FecCD family ABC transporter permease, whose protein sequence is MRRWVRVLRWGLFMALTVFFVWGAVLVGAAEVSPPRVWAALLRLLREGLPDPSRLGVIDRILLYVRLPRVLLAFLSGAVLAGAGAVYQGVFRNPMADPYVLGVSAGGALGTATAVFVLPGEWLPLSMMVGAFTGGAAALLLVYGIAGSVRSTATETLLLSGISVSLFLSALLSLLLTFVRDRVGSLVFWMMGSFSTADWDKVGVALGLLLGEVLLVVPWVRDLDVLSMGDETAVGLGVRVVRVRLYLLLVVSLAASGVVALCGPVGFVGLVVPHMVRRLLGARHVRVFTGGLWLGGMVMVAADTLARVVLSPSELPVGVVTALVGVPFFVYLLRWRRG, encoded by the coding sequence ATGAGGAGATGGGTTCGCGTGCTTCGGTGGGGGTTGTTCATGGCCCTCACCGTTTTTTTTGTGTGGGGTGCGGTGTTGGTGGGAGCTGCGGAGGTGTCGCCTCCGCGCGTGTGGGCGGCCTTGCTTCGTCTGCTCAGGGAGGGGTTGCCCGATCCCTCCAGGCTCGGGGTGATCGACAGGATCCTGCTCTACGTGCGTCTGCCCAGGGTGCTCCTCGCCTTCCTTTCGGGGGCGGTCCTGGCGGGCGCCGGTGCGGTATATCAGGGGGTCTTCCGGAATCCCATGGCCGATCCCTATGTCCTGGGTGTCTCGGCGGGAGGTGCCCTGGGTACCGCGACGGCGGTCTTCGTCCTTCCGGGGGAATGGCTGCCTTTGTCCATGATGGTGGGGGCGTTCACGGGAGGAGCGGCGGCCCTCCTCTTGGTCTACGGGATCGCGGGTTCGGTGCGGAGCACGGCGACCGAGACCCTCCTGCTCTCGGGTATCTCGGTGAGTCTCTTCCTCTCGGCCCTTCTCTCGCTCCTTCTCACGTTCGTGCGGGACAGGGTGGGGAGCCTGGTGTTCTGGATGATGGGGAGTTTCTCCACGGCCGACTGGGACAAGGTGGGGGTCGCCCTGGGGCTGCTGTTGGGGGAAGTGCTCCTGGTGGTTCCCTGGGTGAGGGATCTCGACGTGCTCTCCATGGGAGACGAGACAGCGGTGGGTTTGGGTGTGCGGGTGGTGCGGGTGAGGCTCTACCTCCTCCTGGTGGTCTCGCTCGCGGCTTCGGGGGTGGTGGCGCTCTGCGGTCCGGTGGGGTTCGTGGGGCTCGTGGTGCCGCACATGGTGCGGCGTCTCCTGGGGGCGCGTCATGTGCGGGTCTTCACAGGAGGGCTCTGGCTGGGGGGGATGGTGATGGTGGCCGCGGATACCCTGGCGCGGGTGGTCCTTTCGCCCTCGGAGCTTCCTGTGGGGGTGGTGACCGCGCTCGTGGGGGTGCCGTTCTTCGTCTACCTCCTCAGGTGGCGGCGAGGGTGA
- a CDS encoding ABC transporter substrate-binding protein has protein sequence MRRIWASLLVVFLLGSGLAAQEEPAVRVTDSYGRQILLPEYPDRIVSLAPNITETLFALGKGDLVVGRTDYCDWPAEVAGVPSVGTILQPNIERLVALEPDVVIASSHLSKEVDEKLRKLGIPVAVFNYPESFEGTYETILQVARVVGAVQKAEDLIDGIEQVVLTVMSAVSGLPRPRVYYVISYGQFGDYTAGKGTFIDTLIQIAGGVNVASDVEGWQYSAERLLEKDPDIIICSKYYNTKQGFMKTPPYTQLTAVKEGRVFEIDNNLVDRQGPRIGEGLMALARIIHPEAFEE, from the coding sequence ATGCGGAGGATATGGGCTTCGCTACTGGTCGTCTTCCTCCTCGGTTCGGGGCTCGCGGCGCAGGAGGAGCCCGCGGTCCGGGTCACCGACTCGTATGGGAGACAGATCCTTCTCCCGGAGTATCCCGACAGAATCGTCTCCCTGGCTCCGAATATCACCGAGACGCTCTTCGCTCTCGGGAAGGGTGATCTCGTGGTGGGGCGCACCGACTACTGTGACTGGCCTGCCGAGGTGGCGGGTGTCCCGTCGGTGGGCACGATCCTCCAGCCCAATATCGAGCGCCTCGTGGCCCTGGAGCCGGATGTGGTGATCGCCTCCTCCCACCTCTCCAAGGAGGTGGACGAGAAGCTGCGGAAGCTCGGGATCCCGGTGGCGGTCTTCAATTACCCTGAGAGTTTCGAGGGGACCTACGAGACGATCCTCCAGGTGGCCCGCGTGGTGGGGGCTGTGCAGAAGGCGGAGGATCTCATTGACGGGATAGAGCAGGTGGTGCTCACGGTGATGAGCGCGGTGAGCGGGCTCCCCCGGCCAAGGGTGTACTACGTGATAAGCTATGGTCAGTTCGGCGACTATACTGCGGGAAAGGGGACGTTCATCGATACCCTCATCCAGATCGCCGGAGGGGTGAACGTGGCCTCCGACGTGGAGGGATGGCAGTACAGTGCGGAGAGGCTCCTGGAAAAGGATCCGGATATCATCATCTGTTCGAAGTACTACAACACGAAGCAGGGATTCATGAAGACCCCCCCCTATACCCAGCTCACGGCGGTGAAGGAGGGGCGGGTGTTCGAGATCGACAACAATCTCGTCGACCGGCAGGGACCGCGTATAGGGGAGGGGCTCATGGCCCTGGCGCGTATCATCCATCCGGAGGCCTTCGAGGAATGA
- a CDS encoding type II toxin-antitoxin system VapC family toxin, which yields MNILIDTQAFLWAVSDSDKLSERAKEVFYNPQNVLYFSAASYWEICLKMSLGKLRLEKGWKKVIDREMSVNSIKWLKLKKEHMVRLLYIPWLHNDPFDRMLVAQAQMEKCAILTSDPQIAQYDVQTIW from the coding sequence ATGAACATACTGATCGATACACAGGCGTTTCTCTGGGCTGTTTCGGACAGCGATAAGCTCTCCGAGCGGGCGAAGGAGGTCTTCTACAATCCCCAGAATGTGCTCTACTTCAGTGCAGCCAGTTATTGGGAGATCTGTCTCAAGATGTCCCTGGGCAAGCTCCGGCTCGAGAAGGGGTGGAAGAAGGTGATCGACCGGGAGATGAGTGTGAACTCCATCAAGTGGCTCAAGCTCAAGAAGGAACACATGGTGCGCCTCCTCTATATCCCATGGCTCCACAACGATCCCTTCGACCGGATGCTCGTCGCCCAGGCGCAGATGGAGAAGTGTGCGATCCTCACCTCCGATCCGCAGATCGCCCAGTACGACGTGCAGACCATCTGGTGA
- a CDS encoding type II toxin-antitoxin system Phd/YefM family antitoxin translates to MFTIERSVAAKMFEELLERALKGEDVVITDEEKIPLVRFVPVQGVRSDRVLDGAKGLIVYMSDDFNEPLDDIFAEYVP, encoded by the coding sequence ATGTTCACGATAGAGCGGTCCGTTGCGGCAAAGATGTTCGAGGAGCTTCTCGAGCGCGCCCTCAAGGGGGAGGATGTGGTGATCACCGACGAGGAGAAGATCCCACTCGTGAGGTTCGTCCCTGTTCAGGGTGTGCGTTCCGATCGCGTCCTGGATGGGGCGAAAGGGCTCATCGTGTACATGTCGGATGATTTCAACGAACCGCTCGACGACATCTTTGCAGAGTACGTGCCATGA
- a CDS encoding S1 family peptidase → MRILAGIMLCVAFVSADPFQGGADFPAMLFPGREVSARVEPQPGVRVFTFSVPPSTVAARLRVRAGGSVEVAVRREGRVVARTVGEGWEVWLTRWEGTLRPGTYVVEVGYEGGVGEGVDVSLLFSLVSGEASFDIETGRPVRLVLSPEQAMCTVGRLKVPQGVPALRVDVLDAEGDVDLFLAPGTAVPDPRAASHRATTPLGRESLVVGEGLAPGDYALMVADLRVLEAPEEVVLLVRFEESPPPLEARGPVLSPVVQVVAGRSMGSGVLISKDGEILTALHVVEGGEEVVVAVTREEGMPPDELFRAEVILEDEVRDLALLRLTADLYGRPLPEGIDFPVVTPAFSEVRVGSRITLVGYPPGVGLRSRPVELRLPSLVAGRERVWTEGGRRDLLKVSGWIGEGMSGGAVFDEQGRLVGILTGRIYDGWGGLGVVVAAHEVPSDWWHR, encoded by the coding sequence ATGAGGATTCTCGCAGGGATCATGTTGTGCGTCGCGTTCGTATCCGCGGATCCCTTTCAGGGGGGTGCGGACTTCCCCGCCATGCTCTTCCCCGGAAGGGAGGTGTCCGCCAGGGTGGAGCCTCAGCCGGGGGTGAGGGTGTTCACCTTCAGTGTGCCGCCCTCCACCGTGGCCGCGCGCCTCCGGGTCCGTGCCGGGGGGTCGGTGGAGGTGGCGGTGAGAAGGGAGGGGCGGGTGGTGGCGAGGACCGTAGGGGAGGGGTGGGAGGTGTGGCTCACGCGATGGGAGGGGACGCTCAGGCCGGGGACGTACGTGGTGGAGGTGGGGTATGAGGGTGGTGTGGGTGAGGGAGTGGATGTCTCACTCCTCTTCTCGCTCGTTTCCGGTGAGGCCTCGTTCGACATCGAGACAGGACGACCGGTGAGGCTCGTGCTCTCGCCCGAGCAGGCCATGTGCACGGTGGGGAGGCTGAAGGTGCCTCAGGGAGTGCCGGCCCTGAGGGTGGATGTCCTCGATGCGGAGGGGGATGTGGATCTTTTCCTCGCTCCCGGGACTGCGGTTCCGGATCCTCGGGCGGCCTCCCATCGGGCCACCACCCCTCTGGGACGGGAGTCCCTGGTGGTGGGAGAGGGACTCGCTCCCGGCGACTACGCCCTCATGGTGGCGGACCTGCGGGTCCTGGAGGCGCCCGAGGAGGTGGTGCTCCTCGTGCGTTTCGAGGAGTCTCCTCCCCCTCTCGAAGCACGAGGACCTGTCTTGAGCCCGGTGGTACAGGTGGTGGCCGGCCGATCGATGGGATCGGGGGTGCTGATATCGAAGGATGGTGAGATCCTCACCGCCCTGCACGTGGTGGAGGGCGGTGAGGAGGTGGTGGTGGCGGTGACCCGTGAGGAGGGGATGCCGCCGGATGAGCTCTTCCGTGCAGAGGTGATCCTCGAGGACGAGGTGCGGGATCTCGCCCTCCTCCGGTTGACGGCCGATCTCTACGGCAGGCCCCTCCCCGAAGGGATCGATTTCCCCGTCGTGACCCCTGCCTTTTCCGAGGTGCGTGTGGGGAGCCGGATCACCCTCGTCGGCTATCCACCGGGGGTGGGATTGCGCTCCCGGCCCGTGGAGCTTCGCTTACCCTCTCTGGTCGCCGGACGGGAGAGGGTGTGGACGGAGGGAGGGCGTCGGGATCTCCTCAAGGTTTCTGGATGGATCGGGGAGGGGATGTCGGGTGGTGCGGTCTTCGATGAGCAAGGGAGGCTCGTGGGGATTCTCACCGGACGGATATACGATGGGTGGGGGGGGCTCGGTGTGGTGGTGGCTGCACATGAGGTGCCCTCGGACTGGTGGCACAGATGA
- a CDS encoding NAD(P)H-dependent glycerol-3-phosphate dehydrogenase, with protein MRVNFQVPILRSKIGVIGAGAWGTAIAQVVAEKGHHVDLWVYEQEVAEEINRLHENMRYLPGVRLSSRIRATTDLAEAVQKKEYLLLVPPSPFLLKITSGISSLPDITKGRPIIAVFTKGFIPDEGGRPRLILEAMEDHLPPFYKDNLVYVSGPSHAEEVGRGKLTGLISASKNPKHSIKVRNLLTSHRLLVFSSLDTIGVQVSAAIKNVIAIAFGVLDALIETGSEFVGDNTESLLLAAGLNEIQALGTAMGSTHPETFTSIAGVGDLDVTCRSKYGRNRRFGREILLKNILRPFKDIDDLIRNISRLDYLPEGVFAATHAHTLAKTYNLRLPIIRSVYRILNKEDQPVDIIEDLLVKLLTRTRNTGLIERFRERFLKD; from the coding sequence ATGCGCGTCAACTTTCAGGTGCCCATCCTTCGTAGCAAGATAGGAGTGATAGGTGCGGGTGCATGGGGCACCGCCATTGCCCAGGTCGTGGCAGAGAAAGGCCACCACGTCGATCTTTGGGTGTACGAACAGGAGGTGGCGGAAGAGATCAACCGGCTCCACGAGAACATGAGGTATCTGCCCGGTGTGAGGCTCTCCTCCCGGATCCGCGCCACCACGGACCTCGCGGAAGCGGTACAGAAGAAGGAATACCTCCTCCTCGTCCCCCCTTCCCCCTTTCTCCTGAAGATCACCTCCGGCATTTCCTCTCTACCCGACATCACGAAAGGGAGACCCATCATCGCGGTGTTCACCAAGGGGTTCATTCCGGACGAGGGGGGCAGACCCAGACTCATCCTGGAGGCCATGGAGGACCACCTCCCGCCCTTCTACAAGGACAACCTCGTCTACGTCTCAGGTCCCTCCCATGCGGAAGAGGTGGGAAGGGGGAAACTCACCGGGCTCATCAGCGCCTCCAAGAACCCCAAACACAGCATCAAGGTGCGCAATCTCCTCACGAGCCATAGACTCCTCGTCTTCTCCAGCCTCGATACCATCGGCGTGCAGGTGAGTGCGGCCATCAAGAACGTGATCGCCATCGCCTTCGGGGTACTCGACGCACTCATCGAAACCGGCTCCGAGTTCGTGGGTGACAACACAGAATCGCTCCTCCTCGCCGCGGGTCTCAACGAGATCCAGGCCCTCGGCACGGCCATGGGCTCCACCCACCCGGAGACCTTCACGTCCATCGCCGGGGTGGGAGACCTCGACGTCACATGCCGGAGCAAGTACGGGAGGAACCGAAGGTTCGGCAGGGAGATCCTCCTCAAGAACATCCTGAGACCTTTCAAGGACATAGACGATCTCATCCGCAACATCTCCAGGCTCGACTACCTCCCGGAAGGGGTCTTCGCGGCGACCCACGCCCACACCCTCGCAAAGACCTACAACCTCAGGCTCCCGATCATAAGGAGCGTCTACCGCATCCTCAACAAGGAGGATCAGCCGGTCGACATCATCGAGGACCTCCTGGTGAAACTCCTCACACGCACGAGGAACACCGGTCTCATCGAGCGGTTCAGGGAGCGCTTCCTGAAGGACTGA
- a CDS encoding B12-binding domain-containing radical SAM protein: MPPSALLIQPPVYDFALFDLFLRPYGLLRVGRWLEEAGYEVRFLDCLDYRDAYTAKMLGPVRRRPDGTGKFFRIPLPPPYAGARRRFARYGILPERVEEILSSWYPKDPPSVVLIGSGMTYWYHGVKEAADLIRRRFPGSLLAVGGVYASLLPRHCEEVVRPDVIVQGDDLEALRSALGKEGLPVPQGVVPDRPLLLERVWREAGVLRLHQGCPYRCTYCASSRLSRFVPGRGDALFDLLMDYRSRCRTSTFAFYDDALLVGKEEGLLPFLERVLSRLGSARRSGLSFYVPNALHARFLDRRTASLMVRAGFREVRVGFESAEEGFHTRYDRKVTSGEFLRAVEILRDAGFPPSSIVVYVLVGLPGQRSDEVERTLSALEDLPVLVSLAEYSPIPGTSLWEESVRRSRYPIAHEPLFHNNSIFPLEWEGFTFSDLECLKRKVRERNARIRALSPSGSAP; this comes from the coding sequence ATGCCTCCCTCTGCACTCCTCATCCAGCCGCCCGTCTACGATTTCGCCCTCTTCGATCTCTTCCTCAGACCGTACGGGCTCCTGCGTGTGGGGCGATGGCTCGAAGAGGCGGGATACGAGGTGCGCTTCCTCGACTGCCTGGACTACAGGGATGCCTACACCGCGAAGATGCTCGGACCCGTGAGACGACGCCCCGATGGGACGGGCAAGTTCTTCAGGATCCCCCTCCCCCCTCCCTATGCGGGGGCGCGCCGGAGGTTCGCACGCTATGGCATCCTCCCCGAACGGGTGGAGGAGATCCTCTCCTCCTGGTATCCGAAGGACCCGCCTTCGGTGGTGCTCATAGGTTCGGGCATGACGTACTGGTATCACGGGGTGAAGGAGGCGGCGGATCTGATACGGAGACGCTTTCCCGGATCCCTCCTCGCCGTGGGAGGGGTGTATGCCTCCCTTCTCCCCCGGCACTGCGAAGAGGTCGTGCGACCCGACGTGATCGTGCAGGGCGATGATCTCGAGGCCCTCCGGTCGGCCCTCGGGAAGGAGGGGCTTCCCGTTCCACAGGGAGTCGTCCCCGATCGCCCCCTCCTCCTCGAACGGGTGTGGCGCGAGGCCGGAGTGCTCAGGCTCCATCAGGGGTGTCCCTATCGGTGCACCTACTGCGCCTCGTCCCGGCTCTCCCGATTCGTCCCGGGAAGAGGGGATGCGCTCTTCGATCTCTTGATGGACTACCGTTCGCGGTGCCGCACCTCCACCTTCGCCTTCTACGACGATGCCCTGCTGGTGGGAAAGGAGGAAGGTCTCCTGCCGTTCCTCGAACGGGTCCTCTCACGCCTCGGCTCGGCAAGGAGATCGGGCCTCTCCTTCTACGTACCCAATGCCCTGCACGCACGGTTCCTCGACAGGCGGACCGCCTCCCTCATGGTGCGGGCAGGGTTCCGCGAGGTCCGTGTGGGGTTCGAGAGCGCGGAGGAGGGATTCCACACCCGCTACGATCGGAAGGTGACGAGCGGGGAGTTCTTGAGGGCCGTGGAGATCCTCAGGGATGCGGGGTTTCCCCCCTCGTCGATCGTCGTATACGTCCTGGTGGGACTTCCGGGGCAGAGAAGTGACGAGGTGGAGCGGACCCTCTCGGCGTTGGAGGACCTGCCGGTGCTCGTCTCCCTCGCCGAGTACTCCCCGATCCCCGGGACCTCCCTCTGGGAGGAGAGTGTTCGGCGATCGCGGTATCCCATCGCGCACGAGCCCCTCTTCCACAACAATTCCATCTTCCCCCTCGAATGGGAGGGGTTTACCTTCTCCGATCTCGAGTGCCTCAAGCGAAAGGTCCGGGAACGGAACGCCCGGATCCGGGCTCTCAGTCCTTCAGGAAGCGCTCCCTGA
- a CDS encoding ATP-binding protein, giving the protein MNRNGNSVRSPHPDENASDHDALHYRELSHRVRNDISLLVSYMRLKAASLPEESGMILEEVAAQLRGLAHLYSFLELRPEGGMVHLSRAVSHLVQEMAPLYKGRGVSFVWHCEDLVVSPRQALPLLLLVHELVVNALKHAFDHKGGTIAVSLVRRGEEGLLSLTDDGLPFEKGDAPSEGMTLVEALTRQMGGSLRLSPAEKTWLVTFPLVR; this is encoded by the coding sequence ATGAACCGAAATGGGAACTCCGTGCGATCTCCACATCCGGACGAGAATGCATCCGATCATGACGCCCTCCACTACAGGGAGCTCTCCCACCGGGTGCGGAACGACATCTCGCTCCTCGTGAGCTACATGCGGCTCAAGGCCGCATCCCTCCCCGAGGAGTCGGGCATGATCCTGGAGGAAGTCGCCGCCCAGCTCCGGGGTCTCGCTCATCTCTACTCCTTTCTCGAACTCCGGCCGGAAGGCGGGATGGTCCATCTCTCCCGAGCCGTCTCCCATCTCGTGCAGGAGATGGCACCCCTCTACAAGGGGAGGGGTGTGTCCTTCGTATGGCACTGCGAAGACCTCGTGGTCTCCCCTCGACAGGCGCTCCCCCTCCTCCTCCTGGTCCACGAACTGGTGGTGAACGCGCTCAAACACGCCTTCGATCACAAAGGCGGGACCATCGCGGTCTCACTCGTGAGGAGGGGGGAAGAGGGCCTCCTCTCCCTCACCGACGACGGACTCCCGTTCGAGAAGGGGGATGCCCCGAGCGAGGGGATGACCCTCGTGGAGGCCCTCACACGGCAGATGGGCGGGTCCCTGAGGCTCTCGCCCGCAGAGAAGACCTGGCTCGTCACCTTCCCCCTCGTGCGCTGA
- a CDS encoding regulatory protein RecX: MGVRVRADRLSNLAARDERTRMEEYLEPLLRRHLYTRRHLRTKLLRKGFSSSQVDALLDTLEARGVVDDRVYSRTWIELRTRKSPLGRGALRQGLLRKGVDPQAVRASLDEWDEATLREGARQYVMRLVRQGVSGERIFARMARRGFGPAEVRRLLEEEPGEDVEEQG; encoded by the coding sequence GTGGGCGTCCGTGTCCGCGCCGATCGCCTTTCGAACCTGGCGGCGAGGGATGAACGAACCCGCATGGAGGAGTACCTGGAGCCCCTCCTCAGGCGCCACCTCTACACCAGGAGGCACCTGAGGACGAAGCTCCTGAGAAAGGGATTCTCCTCCTCACAGGTGGATGCGCTCCTCGACACACTGGAGGCGCGGGGAGTGGTCGACGACCGGGTCTACTCCCGGACGTGGATCGAGTTGCGGACCAGGAAGAGCCCGCTTGGGAGAGGTGCCCTCAGGCAGGGGCTCCTCCGGAAGGGGGTGGATCCGCAGGCCGTCCGGGCCTCCCTGGATGAGTGGGACGAGGCCACCCTGCGGGAAGGTGCGAGACAGTACGTGATGCGCCTCGTGAGGCAAGGCGTCTCCGGGGAGAGGATATTCGCCCGGATGGCCAGGCGCGGGTTCGGGCCCGCGGAAGTGCGGCGTCTGCTCGAGGAGGAGCCCGGAGAGGACGTGGAAGAACAGGGATAA
- the rpsI gene encoding 30S ribosomal protein S9: MATINLAVATGRRKTSVARVFLREGDGTITINGKTLEEYFPREDHRIMVRQPLIVTGTEGKFSLYITVKGGGISGQAGAIRHGIARALSAYDETNTPVLRANKFLTRDPRMVERKKYGHKKARRSFQFSKR, encoded by the coding sequence GTGGCAACGATTAATCTTGCAGTGGCGACAGGGAGGAGGAAGACCTCTGTCGCGCGTGTCTTCCTGCGGGAAGGCGACGGTACCATCACCATCAACGGAAAAACGCTCGAGGAGTACTTTCCCCGGGAAGACCACAGGATCATGGTCCGCCAGCCCCTTATCGTGACCGGAACCGAGGGGAAGTTCAGCCTCTACATCACCGTGAAGGGCGGGGGTATCAGCGGTCAGGCCGGGGCGATCCGGCACGGGATCGCGCGCGCCCTCTCGGCCTACGACGAAACGAACACACCGGTCCTCCGGGCGAACAAGTTCCTCACCCGTGACCCGAGGATGGTGGAACGGAAGAAGTATGGGCACAAGAAGGCGAGGAGAAGCTTCCAGTTCTCCAAGCGGTGA
- the rplM gene encoding 50S ribosomal protein L13 has translation MKTIFLKPKDIQPTWYLIDAKGKTLGRLATQVAAILRGKHKPYYVPHQAVGDYVIIVNADKIVVSGNKETKKLYYRHTGYPGGLKVATFSQVMEKHPTYPLEKAIKGMLPKNRLGRALFRRVKIYAGETHPHAAQKPVVLS, from the coding sequence ATGAAGACCATATTCCTGAAGCCGAAAGACATACAGCCCACGTGGTATCTCATCGATGCGAAGGGCAAGACCCTCGGGAGGCTTGCGACCCAGGTGGCGGCGATCCTCCGCGGAAAACACAAGCCCTACTACGTCCCCCATCAGGCGGTGGGCGACTACGTGATCATCGTGAATGCCGACAAGATCGTCGTTTCGGGGAACAAGGAGACGAAGAAGCTCTACTACAGGCACACCGGGTATCCCGGCGGTCTCAAGGTGGCCACCTTTTCCCAGGTGATGGAGAAACATCCCACCTATCCCCTGGAGAAGGCCATCAAGGGGATGCTCCCCAAGAACCGGCTCGGGAGGGCGCTCTTCCGCAGGGTCAAGATCTACGCCGGGGAGACGCATCCCCACGCAGCTCAGAAACCAGTAGTCCTTTCATAA
- a CDS encoding ferredoxin, translated as MRVKVDTGRCISCGLCEEMLPEVFKVEERGASVILPHIEDEDRKAVVWGLLEDCPGEALTVEGEEPRIIPFHAARPERR; from the coding sequence ATGAGAGTCAAGGTGGATACCGGACGCTGTATCTCCTGCGGCCTGTGCGAGGAGATGCTTCCCGAGGTGTTCAAGGTGGAGGAGAGGGGGGCTTCGGTCATCCTCCCGCACATCGAGGACGAGGATCGGAAGGCGGTGGTGTGGGGGCTGCTGGAAGACTGCCCGGGGGAAGCGCTCACCGTGGAAGGGGAGGAACCGAGGATCATCCCCTTCCATGCCGCTCGACCAGAAAGGCGATGA